One genomic region from Phycisphaerae bacterium encodes:
- a CDS encoding ABC transporter permease, which yields MAANRIENLIRSQQAGLVCVVFILYVALAAFGGSVERDGVRVNTFLQLASQDLLYKETAYWAVMAIGATLVIISGGIDLSIGSVYCLSAVTAGLFFQAVGPSGEAAGASAAWVLPAGVLICLGTGAVCGLANGVMITALGVHPFIITLGTMAIYRGIAFVMTGGQTLRNFPESLTHGFVGMNIGGLYPVPAFIMIACVLAAAFLMNNSIAGRHVYAVGGNELASLYSGVRVKRVKIGVYTVSGLTGGLAALILLGDYGSANSNTGFGYELNVIAASVVGGASLSGGRGSAFGAFLGALVIKLIEKAIVIFQINQEYSRIIIGMVVICAVVLDRFSARMMERRMTRGNA from the coding sequence ATGGCGGCGAACCGAATTGAAAATCTGATTCGTTCCCAACAAGCCGGCCTGGTGTGTGTCGTCTTTATTCTCTATGTCGCGCTCGCGGCCTTCGGTGGTTCGGTCGAGCGGGACGGAGTCCGGGTTAACACGTTTCTCCAACTGGCCAGCCAAGACCTGCTCTACAAAGAGACCGCCTATTGGGCCGTCATGGCGATCGGCGCGACGCTCGTCATCATTTCAGGCGGAATCGATCTATCGATCGGATCCGTTTACTGCCTGTCGGCCGTCACCGCGGGGCTGTTTTTTCAGGCCGTTGGTCCGTCGGGCGAAGCCGCAGGCGCATCGGCGGCCTGGGTTCTGCCTGCCGGAGTGTTGATCTGCCTCGGCACCGGCGCGGTCTGCGGCCTTGCCAATGGAGTCATGATCACGGCACTCGGCGTTCACCCCTTCATCATCACGCTCGGCACCATGGCGATTTACCGCGGCATCGCCTTTGTCATGACGGGCGGCCAGACGCTGCGCAATTTTCCCGAATCGCTCACTCACGGCTTTGTCGGCATGAATATAGGCGGCCTGTACCCCGTGCCCGCGTTCATCATGATCGCGTGCGTCCTTGCGGCGGCGTTTCTCATGAACAACAGCATTGCCGGGCGGCACGTCTATGCCGTCGGCGGGAACGAATTGGCCAGCCTCTATTCCGGCGTCCGAGTCAAGCGCGTCAAGATCGGCGTCTACACGGTGTCGGGACTGACCGGCGGCCTGGCGGCACTGATTCTTCTGGGCGACTATGGTTCGGCAAATTCCAATACCGGCTTTGGATATGAACTCAACGTGATCGCCGCGTCGGTCGTCGGTGGCGCGAGCCTGTCGGGCGGCCGCGGCAGCGCATTCGGCGCATTTCTCGGTGCGCTGGTGATCAAGCTGATCGAAAAGGCCATCGTGATATTTCAGATCAACCAGGAATACAGCAGGATCATCATCGGCATGGTGGTAATCTGCGCGGTGGTGCTGGACCGCTTCAGCGCAAGAATGATGGAACGACGCATGACGCGCGGCAATGCATGA
- a CDS encoding substrate-binding domain-containing protein, whose translation MPVHFFAWLIPFAVLSCDSKPQNTAPTSDPSTGRKNAYKIALIAKSQGNQVFQAARVGAEDAAVEIGEKLGMKITIDWRTPNEEDAQKQAEYVEQLALQGVDGIAISCSDAATVAFAINRAVDRGTVVMCFDSDAPTSKRLCYFGIDDVECGRTVMQETAKLLGEAGGKVAVLAGNQTAPNLQARVRGVREEAANHPNIRIVDVYYHAETPQDATAKVEEVQTVQPDIAAWAMVGGWPLFTDSLLKWPPGRVKIVAVDALPEELEYVRRGVAQTLIAQQVYEWGYRSVEILIDKLHFKKDPPATRVIGQLTPVTLENVDEYARNWRKWLRK comes from the coding sequence ATGCCAGTCCATTTTTTCGCGTGGCTGATTCCCTTCGCTGTATTATCCTGCGACTCAAAGCCACAGAACACCGCACCGACAAGCGACCCATCCACCGGGCGAAAAAACGCCTACAAGATTGCCCTGATCGCCAAGAGCCAGGGGAACCAGGTTTTCCAGGCCGCCCGTGTCGGCGCGGAAGATGCGGCCGTGGAGATCGGCGAAAAACTGGGCATGAAGATCACAATCGATTGGCGCACGCCCAATGAGGAAGACGCCCAGAAACAGGCCGAATACGTCGAGCAACTGGCACTGCAGGGCGTGGACGGCATCGCCATCAGTTGCAGTGATGCCGCAACCGTGGCATTCGCAATCAATCGGGCCGTCGATCGTGGAACCGTCGTCATGTGCTTCGACTCCGACGCGCCGACCAGCAAAAGGCTCTGCTACTTCGGCATCGACGACGTCGAGTGCGGCCGTACCGTCATGCAGGAGACCGCTAAGTTGCTGGGCGAGGCCGGCGGCAAGGTCGCGGTCCTTGCCGGCAATCAGACAGCGCCGAACCTTCAGGCCCGCGTGCGCGGCGTGCGCGAGGAGGCCGCGAACCATCCGAACATCCGAATCGTCGATGTCTATTACCACGCCGAGACGCCGCAAGATGCAACCGCCAAAGTCGAGGAGGTGCAGACGGTCCAACCGGACATCGCGGCGTGGGCGATGGTCGGTGGATGGCCGCTGTTCACCGATTCGCTTCTGAAATGGCCGCCGGGCAGGGTGAAAATTGTCGCCGTCGATGCGCTGCCGGAGGAACTTGAATATGTCCGCCGCGGCGTCGCCCAGACGCTGATCGCTCAGCAGGTCTACGAATGGGGATATCGGAGCGTGGAGATTCTGATCGACAAGCTGCATTTTAAAAAAGACCCGCCCGCCACGCGTGTCATCGGCCAACTGACGCCGGTCACGCTTGAGAATGTCGACGAGTACGCCCGGAACTGGCGAAAATGGCTGCGCAAATAG